One Schistocerca gregaria isolate iqSchGreg1 unplaced genomic scaffold, iqSchGreg1.2 ptg000569l, whole genome shotgun sequence genomic window, CCTGCTCCGATTCGCCAAAGACGCCCAATCGCCCACCGTAGACCTCTTCTTCCCCTTCACCGGACTGTATCGCAGGTCATCTTCTTACGCCCTGCCAATCGAGCACAAGCCTCAAGACCATCAGTTTTCCCTCATCCTTCTGCTGAGATTGGGTGAGGCCGGCCTGGAACTGAAGCTAACTTACAACTACAAGGCCATGCGGCTGTCCCCTCAACCAGGAGACGCCACCACCAAAAGGTTCTTAGAAGAGTCCGGAGTCATGAACAAGACTATCGGCTCTCTCTCCGGGTCCGTGGTCCAGCTTCACTCCTATGCGGCGAGTCACCGGTTTTGGTTCGAACTCTAAAAAAAAAAGGGTCTCTGAAAGATTCGAGGAGAGCCGTTTTTTTTTATTGTACCGAAAATCTCTCAGGACCAGCCGCTGAAACGGCGTGGTGCCTAGTCCTAGCTGAGTTCCTGAGTGACGTAAGGAGTTTCTGACAGGAACTGTTCGCGCTTGAACTGGTTCAGCTGCCACAGCCTGAATTGCAGCTGGTTTGGCGGCACATATTGCGGAACTCCGGGAATAGGTCTCGGATCGAAGATGCCCATGGTGTATCCGTTATTCCACAGTTGAAACGTGGTGACGACGGTGGCGGCGAAGTGGTTGACCACCGCCTTGAGGACGAAACTCGCGACATGGAGCGAAAACCCCGCCCACAAATTGGTGTAGATATCAGCCGGCTCGTCAGCTCTAAGACTTTGAAGCATCGCCGACTTTGATGCCAGGGACCTTATCCTGATGGTCTCTAGGGGATACGCCAAGAACATGCATGCAATTTTCGATGCGTACATAGCAAGAAGCAGTCGATAAGGCCTCAAACTCGGCACGAATAACATGATCCCAGAAAAAACTTTGAATGCGGGGAGAAATGCCATAGAGCTCAACGAACTGATAACGGTGGACAACGCGGCGTACTTGACTCCCCCCCACCATCCCAAGTGCGCTCTCGTTACTCTCAGGTCGGAAAAGATCTGCCATACGCTGTTGCTCCCTCCATTCAGGGAGTACACCAACTTCAACAGCTCCAAGGGATATGTGCCTAACCTCGCTGCTAATGACATACAAATAATTCCCCTCAGGTAGTACAAATATATGACGAGTCGGCTCGTCACCCGGTGGTTGTTGACATTCGAAAAAAAGTCTAATACAAAACTCTTAATCGCCAGCTCGAGATAGCTTTTGAACCATGCAACCCACGTGTCGCTAATCCCCGTCCCAAGCGGCGGCCCTCTTAAGAACTCCAAGACCGCTTCTGAAGCCCCCTTCACCTCCGTGCTCGACTGAAGGCGCAGCTTGGCAGTTTCTTTGTTTTTCGAGAAACGGACGTTAGCAGCATTACACACACGCAAGATTTCAGCTCGGGGCTGTCGACAAAGTACTTTTTTTCGCGTACCTAGAGGGCGTGTGACGTAGACAACCAAGTATCGGCAGACTGCTTCCGAGAGGGCGTGTTGCCCTGGCGTCAGTCGTACATCGTTCAGAACATACTCATCGTCCGTGTTGTCTAAAAAGGCCTACATGAGAGTTGTGAGAAGTGTGTGTGCAGAGGATAGAAAAAATGGCGGAAGACCGAAGATGTATGGGCGTGTATTTTTTAGATTTTATACCTCTTTATCCATGCCCCTTTTTTTTTCTATTGCTTTCTTTTGCTGGAACCGCTTGATCTCGGACGGATGTCTTCCGAGAGTTCGCAGGACAAACACTCCGCACCCCGAttatacttgttttttttttttcatttttttttttaaatgtttttttttgcgTTGCGTTCTAATTCCATGCACTTGCGCTTTCTTTCCTTGACGTGAAGTGATGTCCTCTTCCTGCGTTATAAACCGCCTGGCTATTTCCATTACCGCGCATGCCTGGAATGGAGATCGGACTCTGCTGGCCTGCTGCCCTAACGACAATACAATCTTGATTTATTCGTACAAAAACAACGAATTTACTTTGCAACACACGTTGAGAGAGCACGATTCGGTCGTGACTTGTCTCGCTTGGGCGGTGAAGACCAACCGCATCTTGAGCGCATCTCAGGACAGAAATGCCTATGTGTGGCGGTGGGAAAACAACGAGTGGAAGCCCACCTTGGTGATCCTGCGTCTAAACCGTGCAGCTACGCGCTGTGCATGGAGCCCTCAGGAGGACAAGTTTGCAGTTGCATCTGGTGCGAAACTTGTGGCTGTTTGCTATTTCGAAAAGGAATACGACTGGTGGGTTTCTAAGCATATCAAGGACCACCAGTCGACTGTGTTTGACATTTCTTGGCATCCGAATAACGTGCTCATCGCTACTGCATCGAGCGATGCACACGTTCGTGTCATTTCTGCATTTGTAAAGGGAGTTGACAGCAAAGACGCCATTAAAAATGATGCATTTGGGACCAAACTGCCATTCGGCACACTTTGCAAAGAAATTCATTCAGGCGGATGGGTCCACGCTGCTAAATGGTACGTCTTTTTAGCTTCTCGAATAAGGGGCGGTACGAGTTCATCAAGTCAAAAAAAAGAGACCTATGCCCTCTTGAAACTTTTAATCAAATCGAGCATGTGCATGCAGAATAACGCGCGCCATTCAAAGTGTTCGTTATGAGAGAGCGTATCTCACAGAATTGTTTATGTGCCCGATTTTTTTTTGACTACGCAAAGCGAACTTTTGTATAAAACttgctaacattttttttttacaaggtcACCCACTGGAACTCGCCTGGCTTGGGTCTCCCACAACTCCTCAGTTCACGTTTTAGAGTGCGCGACCTCTTCTCATGTCCACCACACTCTGAAATTAGAATACTTGCCATTCATGGATTTGGTCTGGACTTCCCCCAACTTGTTCGTTGCTGCCGGCTACGACAGTTTCCCATGCCTTTTCTCTGTTTCTGAGAGTGGAATCAAGAACCACGGATCCGTGGATACTAAGATGGCTTCAGGAGGGTCGAGTGGAGGGGCCTCAGGCACCATGATGTCTGCCTGGCAAAAGCGAGATCGCCTTGGCAGTGCGACGGCCGACCAAGATTTGGGATTGAATAGCCATCACCAGAACTGCATCAGCGTCATTCAGCCATTTGAGGGTTCGGACACCCAGTTGAAATCTTTTTCGACTTCTGGTTTAGACGGTGCAATTGCTATCTGGAACGTCGATGCCATCAAAAAAGCAATTCCTGGAATTCCTGCCAGCTGATCAGGGATTTTGTTTCAATCTTCTCCATCTCGGACGAATGCTTCTCTTCGAGCGTGTAGAGAGAACATGAAAATTTTTTGCACATTctaatttactgtttttttttttaattaacgaaAGAGGGAAAAACAGTTTTTTCAAGACCTTGGCCATTCAGCCTTCTCGGTCGAGTTCCACACGCGTATTGTGCTGTGCTTTATAGTTTGGCAAGGTAGATTCGTTCAGGTATCAATCCTCTTTTTAACGTGGGGTGACAGAAGTGACCTTGACACACACAGCTTTGATTTTCGGGTTGTACGCAGAAAAGGGGGGGGGAGTGTGATGTATTTTTCGTACGCGAATACGTCGAAACTGCTTCTTTTCAATGCTAGAAGTCGCTTCGACGATAGGGGGAACACGCACAGgattttatatttctttcttttagcAATTTCAGCTTCCTAGGCCGTGTTTCTGGCGAAGTCCAGGCAAGCATTACAGTAATACCACAATAACATGTGCTTATTGTTGAGTGCAGGTGCGAACACATTTAGCGTCGTCGCTCATGGATGGAGACACGATGGGTTATATCCCCAAAAGGCCTAAAATGCGCAATTCGAACTCAAATTACGCGCAAATGCCGTCTCAAGAAAACCAGCTCACATAGTACGTAGTACGActcgttttttttttcctgaatgtTGTTTACGTTGAGTCTTTTTGATAAAGCGCATTTTAAAAAAGTCAATTACGTTGGGTTCTTATTTTTTTTAGCTCCGATGTCAACAGAAAGAAGTCCATGGAATGGAGAAACGAGTACATCAGTAAGTTGGGGCCTGATCTTGACAAGGTGGAACTGGCCGGTCAAAACGGTATGAACTAGTTTTTGTCTGGGCGAAGGGAATTTTGAGGGAAAAACACTCATCGAAAGATTTTTTTTGCCAAAGAGACCCTGGAGCTTGAGGCGAGGTTTGGAAAGGAAGATACGAGCAAAGGATTTTTAGAATTCATTAGTGGGATTCAAGAGACAGAATACGAATTTTTGCTAAAAGTCCTCGGTGATAAAGTGTTTTCTGACTTTTTTTCGTCTGATGGTCCGACTATCGAGTCGGATTACATCTACGTTGATGAAGAGGATAAGTTAAAATCAAAACGAATAACGCTCGATGAGAATAACACGATCATTCGATCTTGGTATAAGCATTCAAAGGATAGACATATGCTAAAGCCGATCACTTCAAGCGTGGATTATTCTGTCAGATTGAACGTGGCTGTTGAGCACAACAATGAGGATCTTCCCACCGAGATCCCCGAAGGATGGTCCAccataagaaagaaaaaaagacacaGTTGGACTTTTTTGAACGTTCATAAGTGGAGAATAGATCTTACAGCAGTCGCGTCCAGAACGCAGGGTGATCTTACAGAGCCCGACGCGACAGGAGAAGACAAGTTTACAGAGTTCGAACTCGAGGTGGAAAACTTATATTTATCTCAGGTTTGTAGCCAACGGAATTCCTTCGAAGGCTATAACGATTCAGACTCGAAGCAAGACGAAAAATTAAAATTAGAGCGCATGAGAGACAATGGCGCGCATTCTTGTGTTATTGCCTTGGAGTTCCTCTATCTACTTCTATCAGCTGCTAAGGCCAAGGAAAAAGCTGACATAGAAAGAGAGAAATTAGTTGCCAGGGCCAAGGAAAACGCTGACATAGAGAGAGAAAAATTAGTTGCCAAGGCCAAGGAAAATGCTGACATAGAAAGGGCAAAGTTATGTGCCTATCAGTACATTCAAAAACGCATAATTGTGCACAACCATAATTATGTCCGTCCAGATATGGCATACAAGGAGCTACTGTCCCCCTCCTCGATAATGCCATCTTCACTATCTAAGATGCACATCGTCTATGACGTGCTAATGGAAAACTTTCCAAAAACCCTGGTAGATAACCCAGAGGAATTGAAGCAA contains:
- the LOC126315285 gene encoding actin-related protein 2/3 complex subunit 1-like, with product MSSSCVINRLAISITAHAWNGDRTLLACCPNDNTILIYSYKNNEFTLQHTLREHDSVVTCLAWAVKTNRILSASQDRNAYVWRWENNEWKPTLVILRLNRAATRCAWSPQEDKFAVASGAKLVAVCYFEKEYDWWVSKHIKDHQSTVFDISWHPNNVLIATASSDAHVRVISAFVKGVDSKDAIKNDAFGTKLPFGTLCKEIHSGGWVHAAKWSPTGTRLAWVSHNSSVHVLECATSSHVHHTLKLEYLPFMDLVWTSPNLFVAAGYDSFPCLFSVSESGIKNHGSVDTKMASGGSSGGASGTMMSAWQKRDRLGSATADQDLGLNSHHQNCISVIQPFEGSDTQLKSFSTSGLDGAIAIWNVDAIKKAIPGIPAS
- the LOC126315234 gene encoding uncharacterized protein LOC126315234; this encodes MDGDTMGYIPKRPKMRNSNSNYAQMPSQENQLTYSDVNRKKSMEWRNEYISKLGPDLDKVELAGQNETLELEARFGKEDTSKGFLEFISGIQETEYEFLLKVLGDKVFSDFFSSDGPTIESDYIYVDEEDKLKSKRITLDENNTIIRSWYKHSKDRHMLKPITSSVDYSVRLNVAVEHNNEDLPTEIPEGWSTIRKKKRHSWTFLNVHKWRIDLTAVASRTQGDLTEPDATGEDKFTEFELEVENLYLSQVCSQRNSFEGYNDSDSKQDEKLKLERMRDNGAHSCVIALEFLYLLLSAAKAKEKADIEREKLVARAKENADIEREKLVAKAKENADIERAKLCAYQYIQKRIIVHNHNYVRPDMAYKELLSPSSIMPSSLSKMHIVYDVLMENFPKTLVDNPEELKQSLGDLLGLKPTPRSFPGSMPVGLSRRHLHEIKNLENYYISEKTDGVRYLLYITDNKTLLIDRCYKFYEVSTFSETTPFSNTKGSGHLYRSLYVNGPTLIDGEIVLNLQTCSLCFLIFDCMAFDGYSCIKKNLPYRLENVRKFIGSYRDTFPFEVCLRYHPFFLAGKSLLQVHELRRLSSYINTSSKDTYYQEKRKPRECLPVDLHHFTDGIIFMPTEQRYILYSCLNLLKWKFPEKQSIDFMIKLPIEKSLTLYIRHENGHTPFKNDVALYPGDLDKLRQDTSYTKVNSKNSNRGEAIAEMTFDRQRGVWRYKTIRHDKANANYLSVAVDTLEATAENVTMADLLSMLDTMPIRRPNLNSNSNKPKQRNIV